A genomic segment from uncultured Vibrio sp. encodes:
- a CDS encoding Lrp/AsnC family transcriptional regulator, which yields MDKFDHKIIDILRHNARLSVTEIAEKVNLSRSAVTARIRKLENDKVILGYHAEIASTPGDSICAYFALKFDKSTSTYYCESYADELYKIDGVKWCHAISGETDMMVFVEVPNMNRLNEIRDQIQRFPELRHLMTHTVLTEFFNTTGNKFVK from the coding sequence ATGGACAAGTTTGATCACAAGATCATTGATATCCTCCGGCACAATGCCCGGCTGTCAGTCACTGAAATCGCAGAAAAAGTGAACCTCTCTCGCTCGGCAGTGACGGCTCGAATTCGTAAGCTCGAAAATGACAAAGTTATCTTAGGTTATCATGCAGAAATCGCTTCCACTCCAGGGGATTCCATTTGTGCCTATTTCGCTCTGAAGTTTGATAAGTCAACTTCGACTTATTATTGCGAGTCTTACGCCGATGAACTTTACAAGATTGACGGTGTGAAATGGTGTCATGCCATCAGCGGTGAAACCGATATGATGGTCTTTGTCGAAGTACCTAACATGAATCGCCTGAACGAGATCAGAGATCAAATTCAACGCTTTCCTGAACTGCGGCATCTGATGACGCATACCGTGTTAACCGAGTTTTTTAATACCACTGGGAATAAGTTCGTTAAGTGA
- a CDS encoding AarF/ABC1/UbiB kinase family protein: MSNKEKNLPTHRISRFGKFASLATRVAGNVLAEGTKQLAKGNKPKAKDLLLTPQNITRLTDQLAHLRGAAMKLGQMLSMDAGDILEPELADILSRLRSNADPMPAKQLNSVMENALGPDWKAEFLAFNFKPIASASIGQVHQAYSDVGDKLAVKVQYPGIRKSIDSDVNNVGTLLKIVGLIPESVDYEGLLEEAKKQLHDEANYLREAQFAIRYYEALKGHSHFVVPKIHPESSSQDVLAMEYIEGVPVDTIVNCDQNTRDTVMRHLLELLFRELFEFKMVQTDPNFANYLYLGETKQIGLLDFGATREFSERFSSGYRQAFSAVVNHDEHSLNDALEKIGFFSQNILPEQRKAIWELVKMACEPMLVDQDYDFKASGLAQRLRDAGKILSMEQDYWHTPPADAIFLHRKIAGMYLLAARIGAKVNIRKLVQPYLNIHVE, from the coding sequence ATGTCAAACAAGGAAAAAAACTTACCTACACATCGCATCTCCAGATTCGGTAAATTTGCCTCTCTTGCAACCAGAGTCGCCGGAAATGTGCTTGCTGAAGGCACTAAACAACTCGCCAAGGGCAATAAGCCTAAAGCGAAAGACCTCCTGTTGACGCCTCAAAATATAACCAGACTGACCGATCAGCTTGCTCATTTGCGCGGAGCAGCAATGAAGCTCGGTCAAATGCTGTCAATGGATGCGGGTGATATCCTCGAGCCTGAACTCGCTGACATCCTCTCACGGCTTCGCTCGAATGCCGACCCGATGCCAGCAAAACAGTTAAACAGCGTCATGGAGAACGCGCTTGGTCCAGATTGGAAAGCGGAATTTCTGGCGTTTAATTTTAAACCCATTGCCAGCGCTTCAATAGGACAAGTCCATCAGGCGTACAGTGACGTGGGTGATAAGCTTGCAGTGAAAGTCCAATACCCCGGTATTCGCAAAAGCATCGACAGTGACGTCAACAACGTTGGCACACTGCTTAAAATCGTCGGGCTTATACCTGAGTCAGTGGATTACGAAGGGCTCTTAGAAGAGGCGAAGAAGCAACTTCACGATGAAGCCAATTATTTACGTGAAGCACAATTCGCCATACGTTATTACGAGGCACTAAAAGGACACTCCCACTTTGTTGTGCCAAAAATTCATCCTGAAAGCTCTTCTCAGGATGTATTAGCAATGGAATATATCGAAGGGGTTCCAGTCGATACCATAGTTAACTGTGACCAAAATACCCGTGATACCGTGATGCGCCACCTGCTTGAACTGCTATTTCGCGAACTGTTTGAATTCAAAATGGTTCAGACTGACCCCAATTTTGCCAACTATTTATACCTCGGAGAAACCAAGCAAATTGGCTTGTTAGATTTTGGTGCCACGCGCGAATTCAGTGAACGATTCAGTTCTGGCTATCGTCAGGCGTTCTCTGCTGTTGTTAATCATGACGAACACAGCCTGAACGATGCCTTAGAGAAGATTGGTTTTTTCAGTCAAAACATCCTGCCAGAGCAGCGCAAGGCCATTTGGGAGCTGGTCAAAATGGCATGTGAACCCATGCTAGTGGATCAAGACTATGACTTTAAAGCCAGTGGCCTTGCTCAAAGGTTACGTGATGCAGGTAAGATCCTCAGCATGGAGCAGGATTACTGGCATACACCACCAGCAGATGCCATTTTTCTTCACCGAAAAATAGCAGGTATGTACTTACTAGCAGCGCGTATTGGCGCGAAAGTGAATATTCGCAAATTAGTGCAGCCTTATCTCAATATCCACGTCGAGTAG
- the yjeH gene encoding L-methionine/branched-chain amino acid transporter, with the protein MEQLKKDISLISGIAQLSTTLMGTGLFMIPAIAAGIAGHFSLWAWILLFAAICPIALTFAQLGKRYPNAGGTAFFVRKAFNAKLESSVAWLFVSVIPVGIPAAIALAAGFLKQLLPEPLNNDLFAQVLTIALLILVNLLGTKSSGRLQTAIALSVFALVGAFLWKGEISSVDLTMPVVTTDSIWPITAALGVMFWCFVGIEAFAHMGEEFKNPQRDFPIAIIVGCFVAGATYWACSVVILKFGAYGPPQFDNASIPWLSAQLLGDSAKWIISVIGFSACFASVNLYTQSLSRMVWSQAREYRPDSKLAKVSHRGVPSSATLLVGFVLLVSCAVGTLSQLDLEFFLKLANSIFVLVYLLAMLAAYKLLKGIGKAMAGVSLLLCTGVFICLGWSMLYALTIFAVLSLPWKQWKQKRQGRVIE; encoded by the coding sequence ATGGAACAGCTCAAAAAAGACATTTCACTTATATCCGGCATCGCCCAACTTTCCACCACATTGATGGGCACAGGTCTATTTATGATACCGGCGATTGCGGCTGGTATTGCAGGGCATTTTTCACTCTGGGCATGGATATTACTGTTCGCGGCCATTTGCCCGATTGCTCTGACGTTTGCTCAATTAGGTAAGCGATATCCCAACGCTGGCGGCACCGCTTTCTTTGTCCGAAAAGCCTTTAATGCAAAATTAGAAAGTAGCGTTGCCTGGTTGTTTGTCAGTGTGATCCCGGTGGGTATACCAGCGGCTATCGCACTTGCTGCGGGTTTTCTCAAACAACTTCTGCCCGAGCCACTAAACAATGACTTATTCGCTCAAGTACTCACCATCGCGCTGCTGATATTGGTCAATTTGCTAGGAACAAAGTCATCAGGGCGCTTGCAAACAGCGATCGCACTCAGTGTATTCGCGCTGGTTGGTGCATTTCTATGGAAAGGAGAAATCAGCAGTGTTGATCTAACCATGCCTGTCGTTACAACCGACTCGATTTGGCCAATTACCGCCGCTCTTGGTGTAATGTTTTGGTGTTTTGTCGGCATAGAAGCATTTGCACACATGGGCGAAGAGTTTAAGAACCCACAACGCGACTTTCCTATCGCGATTATTGTCGGATGTTTCGTTGCTGGCGCAACCTATTGGGCATGTTCGGTTGTGATATTAAAGTTTGGCGCTTATGGCCCCCCTCAGTTTGATAATGCGTCCATACCCTGGCTAAGTGCGCAGCTACTGGGAGACAGTGCCAAGTGGATCATCAGCGTAATCGGCTTTTCTGCTTGCTTCGCCAGTGTCAATTTATACACTCAAAGCTTGTCCCGAATGGTTTGGAGTCAAGCTCGTGAATATCGTCCAGACAGTAAGCTGGCGAAAGTCTCGCATCGAGGCGTGCCTTCCTCAGCAACATTACTGGTTGGTTTCGTCTTACTAGTGTCTTGTGCCGTCGGTACGCTTTCTCAACTTGATTTAGAGTTTTTCCTTAAACTGGCGAACAGTATTTTCGTGTTGGTTTATCTACTCGCTATGTTGGCCGCTTATAAACTGCTTAAAGGCATTGGTAAAGCAATGGCAGGAGTGTCTCTACTCCTTTGTACGGGGGTATTCATATGCTTAGGTTGGTCTATGTTATACGCTTTGACAATCTTTGCCGTACTCTCCTTGCCATGGAAACAGTGGAAACAAAAGCGACAAGGACGAGTGATAGAGTAA